A single genomic interval of Tsukamurella paurometabola harbors:
- a CDS encoding DUF6928 family protein, with product MGATAATLWFIDVAEPKGILAIVGRPDEAASRAIAERVLGEPVVGRPESLARAADPLPGHVYVAAWGGLTVVTHAGLRVDRPSELDESWWNLVPAHRAFLLVTAQERAVGGFALRADGAPKRSFSAHPVDILEDEGLPELFEGPFWAGEHPLTYAEGVTPDPRALPFHPMEFAEQANREILGFRFTHPLAPTDLDPARIQVIDFVPASGVPGPAPQQAQAPGPDGAPQPPVEQPEQTYEDRGKVRSFFGF from the coding sequence GTGGGCGCTACTGCTGCGACGCTCTGGTTCATCGACGTCGCGGAGCCGAAGGGCATCCTCGCGATCGTCGGTCGGCCCGACGAGGCCGCGTCCCGCGCGATCGCCGAGCGGGTGCTCGGCGAGCCCGTGGTGGGTCGCCCCGAGTCCCTGGCCCGCGCGGCCGATCCGCTGCCCGGGCACGTCTACGTCGCCGCGTGGGGCGGGCTGACCGTCGTGACGCACGCCGGCCTGCGCGTGGACCGGCCGAGCGAGCTTGACGAGTCCTGGTGGAACCTGGTGCCCGCGCACCGGGCGTTCCTGCTGGTGACGGCGCAGGAGCGCGCCGTCGGCGGCTTCGCGCTCCGCGCCGACGGTGCGCCGAAGCGGTCGTTCTCCGCGCACCCCGTCGACATCCTGGAGGACGAGGGCCTGCCCGAGCTGTTCGAGGGGCCGTTCTGGGCCGGCGAGCACCCGCTCACCTACGCCGAGGGCGTGACCCCGGACCCGCGGGCGCTGCCCTTCCATCCGATGGAGTTCGCGGAGCAGGCGAACCGCGAGATCCTCGGCTTCCGCTTCACGCACCCGCTCGCGCCCACGGATCTCGACCCGGCACGGATCCAGGTCATCGACTTCGTGCCCGCCTCCGGCGTCCCCGGTCCCGCCCCGCAGCAGGCCCAGGCCCCCGGTCCCGACGGTGCGCCGCAGCCCCCGGTCGAGCAGCCCGAGCAGACCTACGAGGACCGCGGCAAGGTTCGCAGCTTCTTCGGTTTCTGA
- the serC gene encoding phosphoserine transaminase, protein MTIEIPAALKPVDGRFGCGPSKVRPEQLQSLVDTGASVFGTSHRQAPVKNVVGRVREGLKDLFDLPEGYEVVLGNGGTTAFWDAAAFGLIRERSQHFTYGEFSNKFASVAKGNPFIGDPVVVSSDPGSAPELVADGSVDLIGWAHNETSTGVAVPVSRLAGSENALIAIDATSGAGGLPVNVADTDVYYFAPQKCFAADGGLWVALMSPAALARVEEIKASGRYTPEFLSLPIAVDNSSKNQTYNTPALATLLLFANQIEWLNGNGGLDWAVARTKDSSDRLYRWAEASEFATPFVTDPALRSQVVGTIDFDEKIDAAAVAKTLRANGIVDTEPYRKLGRNQLRIGMFPAIDPEDVTALTKCIDFVVERVSADA, encoded by the coding sequence ATGACGATCGAGATCCCCGCCGCGCTCAAGCCCGTCGACGGCCGCTTCGGCTGCGGCCCGTCCAAGGTCCGCCCCGAGCAGCTGCAGTCGCTCGTCGATACCGGCGCCTCGGTGTTCGGCACCAGCCACCGCCAGGCCCCCGTGAAGAACGTCGTGGGCCGCGTGCGCGAGGGCCTGAAGGACCTGTTCGACCTCCCCGAGGGCTACGAGGTGGTGCTCGGCAACGGCGGCACCACCGCCTTCTGGGACGCGGCCGCCTTCGGCCTGATCCGCGAGCGCAGCCAGCACTTCACCTACGGCGAGTTCTCCAACAAGTTCGCCTCGGTCGCCAAGGGCAACCCGTTCATCGGTGACCCGGTCGTCGTGTCGAGCGATCCCGGCAGCGCCCCGGAGCTGGTGGCCGACGGCTCCGTCGACCTCATCGGCTGGGCGCACAACGAGACCTCGACGGGCGTCGCGGTGCCGGTCAGCCGGCTCGCGGGCAGCGAGAACGCGCTCATCGCGATCGACGCCACCTCGGGCGCCGGCGGCCTGCCGGTGAACGTCGCCGACACCGACGTCTACTACTTCGCGCCGCAGAAGTGCTTCGCCGCCGACGGCGGCCTCTGGGTCGCGCTCATGAGCCCCGCCGCCCTGGCGCGGGTCGAGGAGATCAAGGCCTCGGGCCGGTACACGCCCGAGTTCCTCTCGCTGCCCATCGCGGTGGACAACTCGAGCAAGAACCAGACGTACAACACCCCCGCGCTGGCGACGCTGCTGCTGTTCGCGAACCAGATCGAGTGGCTCAACGGCAACGGCGGCCTCGACTGGGCCGTCGCGCGCACCAAGGATTCGAGCGACCGCCTGTACCGGTGGGCCGAGGCCAGCGAGTTCGCGACGCCCTTCGTCACCGATCCCGCGCTGCGCAGCCAGGTGGTCGGCACCATCGACTTCGACGAGAAGATCGACGCCGCCGCCGTGGCCAAGACGCTGCGCGCGAACGGCATCGTCGACACCGAGCCGTACCGCAAGCTGGGCCGCAATCAGCTCCGCATCGGCATGTTCCCGGCGATCGATCCCGAGGACGTCACCGCTTTGACCAAGTGCATCGATTTCGTGGTCGAGCGCGTGTCGGCCGACGCGTAG
- the pdxH gene encoding pyridoxamine 5'-phosphate oxidase, translating to MREKYDGDSFDLQPEDLAGDGRTAWVTLWRSWFDDAVAANAPEPNAMVLATIDETGLPATRTVLCKGLDERGVVFYTNYGSDKAHAVEANPVAAVTFPWIAIHRQVHVRGAVTKVTPEETAAYWAQRPRGSQLGAWASDQSRPVASRAAMAERFAEVEARFEGRDVPVPPEWGGYRIAPQVVEFWQGRENRVHNRVRLVAPEYTPVRLQP from the coding sequence ATGCGCGAGAAGTACGACGGCGACTCCTTCGACCTCCAGCCCGAGGACCTGGCGGGGGACGGGCGCACGGCGTGGGTGACGCTCTGGCGCTCCTGGTTCGACGATGCCGTGGCCGCGAACGCGCCCGAGCCCAACGCGATGGTGCTCGCCACCATCGACGAGACGGGGCTCCCGGCCACCCGCACCGTGCTGTGCAAGGGCCTCGACGAGCGGGGCGTGGTCTTCTACACCAACTACGGCTCCGACAAGGCCCACGCCGTCGAGGCGAACCCCGTTGCCGCCGTGACCTTTCCGTGGATCGCGATTCATCGGCAGGTACACGTGCGCGGCGCCGTGACGAAGGTGACGCCCGAGGAGACCGCCGCCTACTGGGCGCAGCGGCCGCGGGGGTCGCAGCTCGGGGCGTGGGCGTCCGACCAGTCCCGGCCGGTGGCCTCGCGCGCCGCGATGGCGGAGCGGTTCGCCGAGGTCGAGGCGCGGTTCGAGGGGCGGGACGTGCCGGTGCCCCCGGAGTGGGGCGGCTACCGGATCGCGCCGCAGGTCGTCGAGTTCTGGCAGGGCCGGGAGAACCGGGTGCACAACCGGGTGCGCCTCGTCGCGCCCGAGTACACGCCGGTGCGGCTGCAGCCCTAG
- a CDS encoding citrate synthase 2, which produces MTEIPGGLEGVVAFSTEIAEPDKQGGVLRYRGVDVADLVRDRVTYGEVWGLLVDGEFGNPLPAAEPFPLPIHSGDVRVDAQAGLAMLGPLWGFEPLLDIDDATARENLARASVMTLSFVAQSARGLERPAVPQRIIDQSPTITHRFMTRWHGEPDPDHVRAIDAYWVAAAEHGLNTSTLTARVIASTGADVSTALSGAVGALSGPLHGGAPSRVLPMLDEVARTDDPRGVVTARLDRGERIMGFGHRVYRAEDPRADVLRSVARDLQAPRYEAAAALEREANAIFAERRPDRAISTNVEFWAAVILDYAGVPPRMMPAMFTCARTAGWCAHILEQKRTNKLIRPSAQYTGHGPRQPEDVPGWDTIRI; this is translated from the coding sequence ATGACTGAGATTCCGGGCGGGCTCGAAGGCGTCGTCGCGTTCTCCACGGAGATCGCGGAGCCGGACAAGCAGGGCGGGGTGCTGCGGTACCGGGGCGTCGACGTGGCCGACCTGGTGCGCGACCGGGTCACCTACGGCGAGGTGTGGGGCCTGCTGGTCGACGGGGAGTTCGGCAACCCGCTGCCGGCCGCCGAGCCGTTCCCGCTGCCGATCCACAGCGGCGACGTCCGCGTGGACGCGCAGGCGGGCCTCGCCATGCTGGGCCCGCTGTGGGGCTTCGAGCCGCTGCTCGACATCGACGACGCGACCGCCCGCGAGAACCTGGCGCGGGCCTCGGTGATGACGCTGAGTTTCGTCGCGCAGTCCGCCCGCGGCCTGGAGCGGCCGGCGGTGCCGCAGCGGATCATCGACCAGTCCCCCACCATCACGCACCGGTTCATGACGCGCTGGCACGGCGAGCCCGACCCCGACCACGTGCGCGCGATCGACGCCTACTGGGTGGCGGCCGCGGAGCACGGGCTCAACACGTCGACGCTCACGGCGCGGGTCATCGCCTCGACGGGGGCCGACGTCTCGACGGCGCTCTCGGGCGCGGTCGGGGCCCTGTCGGGGCCGCTGCACGGCGGCGCACCGTCGCGCGTGCTGCCGATGCTCGACGAAGTGGCCCGCACGGACGATCCCCGGGGCGTGGTCACCGCGCGGCTGGATCGCGGCGAGCGGATCATGGGCTTCGGCCATCGCGTGTACCGCGCGGAGGATCCCCGCGCCGACGTGCTGCGCTCGGTGGCGCGCGACCTGCAGGCTCCGCGCTACGAGGCGGCGGCCGCGCTGGAGCGCGAGGCGAACGCGATCTTCGCCGAGCGCCGCCCGGACCGGGCGATCTCGACCAACGTCGAGTTCTGGGCGGCCGTGATCCTCGACTACGCGGGGGTGCCGCCGCGGATGATGCCGGCGATGTTCACGTGCGCGCGCACCGCGGGCTGGTGCGCCCACATCCTCGAACAGAAGCGCACGAACAAGCTGATCCGCCCGTCCGCCCAGTACACCGGCCACGGCCCGCGGCAGCCGGAGGACGTGCCGGGATGGGACACCATTAGGATTTAG
- the sepH gene encoding septation protein SepH, producing the protein MQELRVVGLDDDGTSVVCEGPAGRFRLPIDDTLKAAVSGELGSGTQTELELGADLSPREIQARIRAGATIEEIAELTGAPNHRIKRFAGPVLLERSRAAEMAQLAHPVRGDGPMHATLADVIRTALAERGHADTTEWDAFKGADNRWVVSISWSVGKSRNQAHFKYAPGAHGGTASPVDETARGLLDPDARQGLRSIDRSADEPLRAVPGAAPVVEGTVEDHAERRPAQAPAAAVGQHGRRHPEMPSWEDVLLGVRGGKNG; encoded by the coding sequence ATGCAGGAGCTGCGGGTTGTGGGACTGGACGACGACGGGACGTCGGTGGTCTGCGAGGGCCCCGCGGGACGTTTCCGCCTGCCGATCGACGACACCTTGAAGGCAGCCGTGAGCGGTGAACTCGGAAGCGGCACACAGACGGAGCTCGAACTGGGCGCCGATCTGTCGCCGCGGGAGATCCAGGCCCGCATCCGGGCGGGTGCCACGATCGAGGAGATCGCGGAACTCACGGGCGCCCCGAACCACCGGATCAAGCGCTTCGCCGGTCCGGTGCTGCTGGAGCGGTCCCGGGCGGCGGAGATGGCGCAGCTCGCGCACCCCGTGCGCGGCGACGGCCCGATGCACGCCACCCTCGCCGACGTGATCCGCACGGCGCTGGCCGAGCGCGGCCACGCCGACACCACCGAGTGGGACGCCTTCAAGGGCGCCGACAACCGGTGGGTGGTCTCGATCAGCTGGAGCGTCGGCAAGTCGCGCAACCAGGCGCACTTCAAGTACGCGCCGGGCGCGCACGGCGGCACCGCCAGCCCCGTCGACGAGACGGCCCGCGGCCTGCTCGATCCCGATGCGCGGCAGGGTCTGCGGAGCATCGACCGGTCCGCCGACGAGCCGCTGCGCGCGGTCCCCGGCGCCGCGCCGGTCGTGGAGGGAACCGTCGAGGACCACGCCGAGCGCCGCCCCGCGCAGGCGCCCGCGGCGGCGGTGGGCCAGCACGGCCGCCGGCACCCGGAGATGCCGTCCTGGGAGGACGTGCTCCTCGGCGTCCGCGGCGGGAAGAACGGATAG